The Daucus carota subsp. sativus chromosome 9, DH1 v3.0, whole genome shotgun sequence genome window below encodes:
- the LOC108192580 gene encoding uncharacterized protein LOC108192580 yields MGSGKKGKPAAVIEQDSVFASVPSRAEVEKAISELQSFLDGDAGSSPKSSERNRLIQMLNNDEVTKSPGYRRVQEAYHLLKTDSTVRKVVMSISSDKAVWNAVLSNKAVKDLRGSLKQAQISDEELDWAATILQWIFKIAMSFFTEMMAKLGLLIGEMFQKAKAENLNSEVIKNFDGRLETLLLLSVVILIIVVVARSHEGTPDD; encoded by the exons ATGGGTTCTGGGAAAAAAGGTAAACCAGCAGCTGTGATTGAGCAGGACAGTGTTTTTGCAAGTGTTCCTTCTAGAGCTGAAGTGGAAAAGGCCATTTCTGAGCTTCAGAG TTTTTTAGATGGGGATGCTGGTAGTTCTCCTAAATCATCAGAACGCAATAGGCTGATTCAAATGCTAAACAATGACGAAGTCACTAAGTCCCCGGGATATCGACGAGTTCAAGAGGCTTATCATCTTCTGAAAACAGATTCCACAGTTCGG aAAGTTGTTATGTCCATATCATCAGATAAAGCAGTGTGGAATGCTGTTTTGAGCAACAAGGCGGTAAAGGATCTGAGAGGGTCACTGAAACAAG CTCAAATTTCTGATGAAGAACTAGACTGGGCAGCTACCATTCTACAGTGGATTTTTAAGATAGCAATGTCATTTTTTACTGAAATGATGGCGAAACTCGGACTCCTTATTGGTGAAATGTTTCAGAAAGCCAAGGCAGAAAATCTCAACTCAGAAGTTATAAAGAATTTTGACGGAAGACTTGAAACTCTATTGCTACTCTCAGTAGTGATACTTATAATTGTCGTGGTCGCTAGAAGCCACGAGGGGACTCCTGATGATTGA
- the LOC108192465 gene encoding uncharacterized protein LOC108192465 has translation MGSGRKGKPAAVIEQDSVFASVPSRAEVEKAISELQSFLDGDVGSSPKSSERNRLIQMLNNDEVTKSPGYRRVQEAYHLLKTDSTVRKVVMSISSDKAVWNAVLSNKAVKDLRGSLKQAQISDEELDWAATILQWIFKIAMSFFTEMMAKLGLLIGEMFQKAKAENLNSEVIKNFDGRLETLLLLSVVILIIVVVARSHEGTPDD, from the exons ATGGGTTCTGGGAGGAAAGGTAAGCCAGCAGCTGTGATTGAGCAGGACAGTGTTTTTGCAAGTGTTCCTTCTAGAGCTGAAGTGGAAAAGGCCATTTCTGAGCTTCAGAG TTTTTTAGATGGGGATGTCGGTAGTTCTCCCAAATCATCAGAACGCAATCGGCTGATTCAAATGCTAAACAATGACGAAGTCACCAAGTCCCCGGGATATCGACGAGTTCAAGAGGCTTATCATCTTCTGAAAACAGATTCCACAGTTCGG AAAGTTGTGATGTCCATATCATCAGATAAAGCAGTGTGGAATGCTGTTTTGAGCAACAAGGCAGTAAAGGATCTGAGAGGGTCACTGAAACAAG CTCAAATTTCTGATGAAGAACTAGACTGGGCAGCTACCATTCTACAGTGGATTTTTAAGATAGCAATGTCATTTTTTACTGAAATGATGGCGAAACTCGGACTCCTTATTGGTGAAATGTTTCAGAAAGCCAAGGCAGAAAATCTCAACTCAGAAGTTATAAAGAATTTTGACGGAAGACTTGAAACTCTATTGCTACTCTCAGTAGTGATACTTATAATTGTCGTGGTCGCTAGAAGCCACGAGGGGACTCCTGATGATTGA